A genomic window from Paucibacter sp. KCTC 42545 includes:
- a CDS encoding FAD-binding oxidoreductase: MRRWNGWGDENNSFPLREAGLKHIQAKIGPGRVLPDATLQQVLASVPPSRMPAHPLVSTDPEVRLRHARGQSLPDWYAMRSGEFGIFPDGVAQPENSAQVQSLLQWAQAQQVQVIPYGGGTSVAGHITPQASEQPVLTLSLARMNLLIDLDPVSQVARFGAGTPGPELERQLAARGYMLGHFPQSFELSTVGGWVASRSSGQQSIRYGRIEQLFAGGRIETLRGSMQIPAIPASSAGPDLREIFMGTEGRLGIITEVDVRVQRLPEHESFHVAFLPDWESALGFVRGLVQAKVAVSMLRLSNAEETRSHLRLGAEAWQAALLDRYAALRGSRDGKCMVTFGTTGSARQARFTLGEVKRHVRAAGGFYAGTFMGKKWEHSRFRSPYLRHGFWEHGYSVDTLETCVNWSKVTEAMQRIEAAIASHCGEGEQAHVLSHLSHMYSQGSSIYTTYFFRNSPSYAQTLARWRAMKEAASNTISALGGTISHQHGVGRDHAPWLPAEKGELGMAAIGQVINYFDGEQLLNKGCLGDFKPST, encoded by the coding sequence ATGCGGCGATGGAATGGTTGGGGCGATGAGAACAACAGCTTTCCCTTGCGGGAAGCGGGCCTGAAACATATCCAGGCCAAGATCGGCCCCGGCCGAGTATTGCCCGACGCCACCCTGCAGCAGGTGCTGGCCAGCGTGCCGCCCAGCCGCATGCCGGCGCATCCCTTGGTGTCCACCGACCCCGAAGTGCGCCTGCGCCATGCCCGCGGCCAAAGCCTGCCGGATTGGTATGCCATGCGCTCGGGTGAGTTCGGCATTTTTCCGGACGGCGTGGCGCAGCCTGAGAACTCCGCCCAGGTGCAGAGCTTGCTGCAATGGGCGCAAGCGCAGCAGGTGCAGGTGATCCCCTACGGCGGCGGCACCTCGGTGGCTGGCCACATCACGCCGCAGGCCAGCGAGCAGCCGGTGTTGACGCTCTCCTTGGCGCGGATGAATCTCTTGATCGACCTCGACCCGGTGAGCCAAGTCGCCCGCTTCGGCGCCGGCACGCCGGGCCCGGAGCTGGAGCGTCAGCTGGCCGCGCGCGGCTATATGTTGGGTCACTTCCCGCAGTCTTTTGAGCTCTCGACCGTGGGCGGTTGGGTCGCTAGCCGCTCTTCCGGCCAGCAGTCGATTCGCTATGGCCGCATCGAGCAATTGTTCGCCGGTGGTCGCATCGAAACCCTGCGCGGCAGCATGCAGATTCCGGCCATTCCGGCCTCGTCCGCCGGCCCGGACTTGCGTGAGATTTTCATGGGCACGGAAGGGCGCCTGGGCATCATCACCGAGGTCGATGTGCGGGTGCAGCGCCTGCCCGAGCATGAGTCTTTCCACGTCGCCTTCTTGCCCGATTGGGAGTCGGCGCTGGGTTTTGTGCGTGGCCTGGTGCAGGCCAAGGTGGCGGTGTCCATGCTGCGCTTATCGAATGCCGAAGAAACGCGCTCCCATCTGCGCCTGGGCGCCGAAGCCTGGCAAGCCGCTTTGCTGGACCGTTATGCCGCTCTGCGCGGCAGCCGCGACGGCAAGTGCATGGTCACCTTCGGCACCACCGGCAGTGCGCGTCAGGCGCGCTTCACCCTCGGCGAAGTCAAGCGCCATGTGCGGGCGGCGGGCGGCTTTTACGCCGGCACCTTCATGGGTAAGAAGTGGGAGCATTCGCGCTTTCGCTCGCCCTATCTGCGCCACGGTTTTTGGGAGCATGGCTATTCGGTCGACACGCTGGAGACCTGCGTCAACTGGTCCAAGGTGACGGAGGCGATGCAGCGCATCGAAGCGGCCATTGCCAGCCATTGCGGCGAGGGCGAGCAAGCCCATGTGCTGAGCCATCTCTCGCATATGTACAGCCAGGGTTCCAGCATCTACACCACTTACTTTTTCCGCAACTCGCCCAGCTACGCGCAGACCCTGGCGCGCTGGCGCGCGATGAAGGAGGCGGCGTCCAACACCATCAGCGCCCTGGGCGGCACCATCAGCCACCAGCACGGCGTGGGCCGCGACCATGCGCCCTGGCTGCCGGCCGAGAAGGGTGAGCTGGGCATGGCGGCGATCGGCCAAGTCATCAACTATTTCGATGGCGAGCAGTTGTTGAACAAGGGGTGCTTGGGTGACTTCAAACCATCAACCTGA
- a CDS encoding glycerol-3-phosphate dehydrogenase/oxidase — translation MNQRQDLSALDSAAPWDAVVVGGGITGAGILLEAARRGLRVLLLEQKDFAWGTSSRSSKMVHGGLRYIAQGDVRLTRHSLQERERLLTELPEMVLRLPYLFPIRKGKFPGRWPMSFILSVYDLLAGISDKRWVPRQDLLKAYPLLQSSDLLGAMRYTDALTDDARLVLRVLQEACLEGGQARSYTEVLAITPTAEGSVLSLQDALSGAKLEIRAKQVFNATGMWADRLSGTGPRVRQQRGTHLFVAAERAPVQDCLTLMHPEDGRPVFVFPWRGQTCIGTTDLDHRQDIQDEPHCSSAEIDYLLNAVNGALPGLGLARADIMSTMAGVRPIIASGKGLKPSKERRDHLVWQSPGVISVSGGKLTTFRQIALDALKAAGLIDAASHKRAHRAHRDRAQRCFNHAVAEPPGMSHPLAPLAQGEALLDQARWALQHEMVTHLDDLMLRRLRLGNLLPDAGEDLLPQLKALCQAQLGWDDAAWAGECARYLQIIARSYRAEAAA, via the coding sequence TTGAATCAGCGCCAGGACTTGTCAGCGCTGGACTCCGCCGCGCCTTGGGACGCGGTGGTGGTTGGCGGCGGCATCACCGGCGCGGGCATTTTGTTGGAAGCGGCGCGGCGTGGCTTGCGGGTGCTGCTGCTGGAGCAAAAAGACTTCGCCTGGGGAACCTCTAGCCGTTCCTCAAAAATGGTGCATGGTGGCCTGCGCTATATCGCGCAGGGCGATGTGCGCCTGACCCGGCATTCGCTGCAAGAGCGCGAGCGTCTGCTGACCGAACTGCCCGAGATGGTGCTGCGCTTGCCCTATCTCTTCCCGATCCGCAAAGGCAAATTCCCCGGGCGCTGGCCGATGAGCTTCATCCTCAGCGTCTACGACTTGTTGGCCGGCATCAGCGACAAGCGCTGGGTGCCGCGCCAGGATTTGCTCAAAGCCTATCCGCTGCTGCAAAGCTCGGATTTGCTGGGGGCCATGCGCTACACCGATGCCCTGACGGATGACGCCCGCCTGGTGCTGCGGGTGCTGCAGGAGGCTTGCCTGGAAGGCGGCCAGGCGCGCAGCTATACCGAGGTGCTGGCCATCACGCCCACGGCCGAGGGTTCTGTGCTGAGCCTGCAAGATGCCCTCAGCGGCGCCAAGCTGGAGATCCGCGCCAAGCAGGTTTTCAATGCCACCGGCATGTGGGCGGATCGCCTCTCCGGCACCGGGCCCCGGGTGCGCCAGCAGCGCGGCACCCATCTCTTCGTGGCGGCCGAACGCGCGCCGGTGCAGGATTGCCTGACGCTGATGCATCCGGAGGATGGCCGGCCGGTCTTCGTCTTCCCCTGGCGTGGCCAGACCTGCATCGGCACCACCGATCTCGATCACCGCCAAGACATTCAAGATGAGCCGCATTGCAGCAGCGCCGAGATCGACTATTTGCTGAACGCCGTTAACGGTGCGCTGCCGGGCTTGGGCCTGGCGCGGGCCGACATCATGTCCACCATGGCCGGCGTGCGGCCTATCATTGCCTCGGGCAAGGGGCTCAAGCCCTCGAAGGAGCGGCGCGACCATTTGGTGTGGCAGTCGCCGGGCGTGATCTCGGTCTCCGGCGGCAAGCTGACCACCTTCCGGCAGATCGCGCTGGACGCCCTCAAGGCGGCAGGCTTGATCGATGCGGCCAGCCATAAACGCGCCCATCGCGCCCATCGCGACCGCGCGCAACGCTGCTTCAACCATGCAGTGGCCGAGCCGCCGGGCATGAGCCATCCTTTGGCGCCGCTGGCGCAGGGCGAGGCGCTGCTGGACCAAGCCCGCTGGGCTTTGCAGCACGAGATGGTGACCCATCTCGACGACCTGATGCTGCGCCGCCTGCGCCTGGGTAATTTGCTGCCCGATGCGGGTGAGGACTTGCTGCCCCAACTCAAAGCCCTCTGCCAGGCCCAGCTGGGCTGGGACGATGCGGCGTGGGCGGGCGAGTGCGCGCGCTATTTGCAGATCATCGCGCGCAGCTATCGCGCTGAGGCGGCGGCCTAA
- a CDS encoding FGGY-family carbohydrate kinase: MATPDLLLAIDQGTQSVRAIVFDLRGNLIAKSQQHITPYFSEQPNWAEQHGDYFWKNLGQACQNLWAEHPQLRERIAAVALTCQRASMICLDAEMRPLRPATIWLDSRRSDNYPKLPWWLRAGIKVSGLEHMMYQLQSKAECNWLAADFPEVWAKTRHFVQISAYLSYLLTGQLRDAVSSQVGYVPFDHKRQDWAAASDIKWRALRSRREQMPELVQAAEPLGLISAEAAQHTGIPQGLTLFAAGADKACEVLACGAIDPEVGCISYGTTATINTSNSRYVEPMPFVPAYPAAMPKRYNSEIIVQRGYWMVNWFKREFAAQEVLQAQEQGIAAELLFDGLLEQSPAGAMGLVLQPFWNPGVRFPGPEAKGAVIGFGDVHTRAHLYRAIIEGLGYALRQGKEQLERRNGQPIRRLRVAGGGSQSDRVMQITANIFGLPAERIHTYEASGLGAAINAAVGAGFFKNHGEAVAAMSRPGQVFEPEADMVQLYDRLYREVYRRMYARLSPLYRSIRHITHYPKH, translated from the coding sequence ATGGCCACACCTGATCTGCTGCTCGCGATTGACCAAGGTACGCAAAGCGTGCGCGCGATTGTGTTTGACCTGCGCGGCAATTTGATCGCCAAGTCGCAGCAGCACATCACGCCCTATTTTTCTGAGCAGCCCAACTGGGCCGAGCAGCATGGCGACTACTTCTGGAAAAACCTCGGCCAGGCCTGCCAGAACTTGTGGGCCGAACATCCGCAGCTGCGCGAGCGCATCGCCGCCGTGGCGCTGACCTGCCAGCGCGCTTCGATGATCTGTCTGGACGCCGAGATGCGCCCGCTGCGCCCGGCCACCATCTGGCTGGATTCGCGCCGCAGTGACAACTATCCCAAGCTGCCCTGGTGGCTGCGCGCGGGCATCAAGGTCAGTGGCCTGGAACACATGATGTACCAGCTGCAGTCCAAGGCCGAGTGCAATTGGCTGGCGGCGGACTTCCCCGAGGTCTGGGCCAAGACCCGCCACTTTGTGCAGATTTCCGCCTATCTGAGCTATTTGCTGACCGGGCAGCTGCGCGATGCGGTGTCTTCGCAAGTGGGCTATGTGCCTTTCGACCACAAGCGCCAGGACTGGGCGGCAGCATCTGACATCAAATGGCGTGCCCTGCGCAGCCGCCGCGAGCAAATGCCTGAGTTGGTGCAGGCGGCGGAACCCTTGGGGCTGATCAGCGCCGAGGCCGCGCAACACACCGGCATCCCGCAGGGGCTAACCCTCTTTGCCGCCGGAGCCGATAAGGCCTGCGAGGTGCTGGCCTGCGGTGCGATTGACCCCGAAGTGGGCTGCATCAGCTACGGCACCACCGCCACCATCAACACCAGCAATAGCCGCTACGTCGAGCCCATGCCCTTTGTGCCGGCCTATCCGGCCGCCATGCCCAAGCGCTACAACTCCGAAATCATCGTGCAGCGCGGCTACTGGATGGTGAACTGGTTCAAGCGCGAATTCGCTGCGCAAGAGGTGCTGCAGGCGCAGGAGCAAGGCATTGCAGCGGAGCTGCTGTTTGACGGTCTGCTGGAGCAGTCGCCGGCCGGCGCCATGGGCCTGGTGCTGCAACCGTTTTGGAACCCCGGCGTGCGCTTTCCCGGCCCCGAGGCCAAGGGCGCGGTAATTGGCTTTGGCGATGTGCATACCCGCGCTCATTTGTACCGCGCCATCATCGAAGGCCTGGGCTACGCCCTGCGCCAGGGCAAGGAGCAATTGGAGCGGCGCAATGGCCAACCCATCCGCCGCCTGCGCGTGGCGGGCGGCGGATCACAAAGCGACCGGGTGATGCAAATCACCGCCAATATCTTCGGCCTGCCGGCCGAGCGCATCCACACCTACGAAGCCTCGGGCCTAGGCGCGGCCATCAATGCGGCGGTGGGCGCGGGCTTCTTCAAGAATCATGGTGAGGCAGTGGCTGCCATGTCGCGCCCCGGCCAGGTGTTTGAGCCCGAGGCCGACATGGTGCAGCTCTACGACCGGCTCTACCGCGAGGTCTACCGCCGCATGTATGCGCGCTTGTCGCCGCTGTACCGTTCCATCCGCCACATCACCCATTACCCCAAGCATTGA
- a CDS encoding class I SAM-dependent methyltransferase codes for MQALLDAITALPAIPSDACRIFHGRGGLYPGCEHWTLDYFAPVWVLTSFQPVSEAELGTLQNALAQRQQALSPEQPELNLIYQCRQEGDNTETRLLSGSVPSPHIVSEAGTRYQVHVSRGQNHGLFLDMAAGRRWVREFCAQFHAANPRGGAKVLNLFAYTCAFSVVALQGGASKVLNLDMSAGALSIGKQNHALNEVGAEAMGKASFLPHDIFTTWGKISRGGPYDLIIVDPPSFQKGSFVASKDYARLMRRLPDLLMPGGHALLCLNTPKLGLSFLTEQMSELAPDLVLVERLANPPAFADVDEDRALKVLLYRAPALA; via the coding sequence ATGCAAGCCCTGCTCGACGCCATCACCGCCCTGCCCGCCATTCCCAGCGATGCCTGCCGCATCTTCCATGGCCGCGGCGGCCTGTACCCGGGTTGCGAGCATTGGACGCTGGACTACTTCGCCCCCGTCTGGGTGCTGACCAGCTTCCAGCCCGTGAGCGAAGCCGAGCTTGGCACGCTACAGAACGCCCTGGCCCAGCGCCAGCAAGCCTTGAGCCCCGAGCAACCGGAACTGAATCTGATCTACCAATGCCGCCAGGAAGGCGACAACACCGAGACCCGCTTGTTATCCGGCAGCGTGCCCTCGCCGCACATCGTCAGCGAGGCCGGCACGCGCTATCAGGTGCATGTGAGCCGGGGCCAAAACCACGGCCTGTTTCTGGACATGGCGGCGGGCCGGCGCTGGGTGCGCGAGTTCTGCGCCCAATTCCATGCCGCCAATCCGCGTGGCGGCGCCAAGGTGCTGAACCTCTTTGCCTACACCTGTGCGTTTTCGGTCGTGGCCCTGCAGGGTGGTGCGAGCAAGGTGCTGAACCTGGACATGAGCGCCGGCGCCCTGTCCATCGGCAAACAGAACCACGCGCTCAACGAGGTCGGCGCCGAGGCCATGGGCAAGGCCAGCTTTCTGCCGCACGACATCTTCACCACCTGGGGCAAGATCAGCCGCGGCGGCCCTTACGACCTGATCATCGTCGACCCGCCGAGCTTCCAAAAAGGCAGCTTTGTGGCCAGCAAAGACTACGCCCGCCTGATGCGCCGCCTGCCCGATTTGCTCATGCCCGGCGGCCATGCCCTGCTGTGCCTGAACACGCCCAAGCTGGGCCTGAGCTTTTTGACCGAGCAGATGAGCGAGTTGGCGCCCGACTTGGTCTTGGTCGAGCGCCTGGCCAACCCGCCCGCCTTCGCCGATGTGGACGAAGACCGCGCCTTGAAGGTGCTGCTTTACCGCGCGCCAGCGCTGGCCTGA
- a CDS encoding PhoX family protein translates to MQVSKPNTLVTTRRQALKFLGAPMMLPLTGVAGVSASALLSGCGGGDDVEAAQMVSASFSPMAAPSLSNPAAMATTYVASSLDVSLSDGSKQSFKLAYAPFFMTGSQVPDGKGGTVLAGGYVDIKNQPIIDKSVAGKERQFFSDSPDGTSLLSLTNPTVTGIKGKAVFAVVQFEYTTRALDEKTDMYGKLPSPIAVLTLDQDQSTGKLSLVKYHNVDTSSAHGLWITCGSSLSPWGTHLSSEEYEPDAFALLAKTPSKSQADTQAQFKAYSKNLFGDETKANPYHYGHLPEVTVNPDGTGSIKKHYCMGRLSHELIQVMPDNRTALMGDDATNSGLFVFVADKEKDLSAGSLYVAKIGAGFSLDPAAAGAALSWIKLGSATSAEIEKLADTLKPNDIMDVAFSDPKDVTFTKIWIDGGNQWIKIKPGMEKAAAFLETHRYASYMGASMAFTKMEGTTVNAKDKVAYSALQNMQKSMVRNGAGWNEAHGVTLEKAVNAGAVLAHTLAGGQKDTAGAAINSEWMPTLTKALLVGEDIAADALGNLANPDKIGAPDNLKFSEKLRTLFIGEDSAYHVNNFVWAYNVDTKQLSRLMSMPAGAEATGLGVVDDLNGWTYITSNFQHAGDWITNATATGLHDKVKATLDPLVRANYNDRFASAVGYLTAEATSVKLSKV, encoded by the coding sequence ATGCAAGTGTCCAAACCCAACACGCTCGTCACGACCCGCCGCCAGGCTTTGAAGTTCCTGGGCGCGCCGATGATGCTGCCTTTGACCGGCGTTGCCGGCGTGAGCGCGAGCGCACTGCTGAGCGGCTGCGGCGGCGGCGATGACGTCGAGGCCGCGCAAATGGTCTCGGCCAGCTTCAGCCCCATGGCTGCCCCCAGCCTGAGCAACCCGGCCGCCATGGCCACCACCTATGTGGCCTCCAGCCTGGACGTGAGCCTGAGCGACGGCAGCAAGCAAAGCTTCAAGCTGGCCTACGCCCCCTTCTTCATGACCGGCAGCCAAGTGCCCGACGGCAAGGGCGGCACGGTGCTGGCCGGCGGCTATGTGGACATCAAGAACCAGCCCATCATCGACAAGTCGGTGGCCGGCAAGGAGCGCCAGTTCTTCTCCGACTCGCCGGACGGCACCTCGCTGCTGAGCCTGACCAACCCCACCGTCACCGGCATCAAGGGCAAGGCTGTGTTCGCCGTGGTGCAATTCGAATACACCACCCGCGCGCTAGACGAAAAGACCGATATGTACGGCAAGTTGCCGTCGCCGATCGCCGTCTTGACGCTGGATCAAGACCAGAGCACAGGCAAGCTGAGCCTAGTCAAGTATCACAATGTGGACACCTCCTCAGCCCATGGCCTGTGGATCACGTGCGGCTCCAGCCTCTCGCCTTGGGGCACACACCTGTCCAGCGAAGAGTACGAGCCCGATGCCTTCGCGCTGCTGGCCAAGACCCCGAGCAAGAGCCAAGCCGATACCCAAGCCCAATTCAAGGCCTACAGCAAAAATCTGTTCGGCGACGAGACCAAAGCCAACCCCTACCACTACGGCCATCTGCCCGAAGTGACGGTCAATCCCGACGGCACTGGCAGCATCAAGAAGCACTACTGCATGGGCCGTTTGTCGCATGAGCTGATCCAGGTCATGCCCGACAACCGTACCGCCTTGATGGGCGATGACGCCACCAACAGCGGCTTGTTCGTCTTCGTGGCCGACAAGGAAAAAGACCTGTCCGCCGGCAGCCTGTATGTGGCCAAGATTGGCGCCGGTTTCTCGCTGGACCCGGCCGCTGCGGGCGCAGCGCTGAGCTGGATCAAGCTCGGCTCCGCCACCAGCGCCGAGATCGAAAAGCTGGCCGACACCTTGAAGCCCAACGACATCATGGACGTCGCCTTCAGCGACCCCAAGGATGTCACCTTCACCAAGATCTGGATCGACGGTGGCAACCAGTGGATCAAGATCAAGCCCGGCATGGAAAAGGCCGCCGCCTTCTTGGAAACCCACCGCTACGCCAGCTATATGGGCGCCAGCATGGCTTTCACCAAGATGGAAGGCACCACCGTCAACGCCAAGGACAAGGTCGCTTACTCGGCCCTGCAAAACATGCAGAAGTCCATGGTGCGCAATGGCGCGGGTTGGAACGAAGCCCATGGCGTGACGCTGGAAAAGGCCGTCAACGCAGGCGCCGTCTTGGCACACACCTTGGCCGGTGGCCAGAAGGACACGGCCGGCGCTGCCATCAACAGCGAATGGATGCCGACGCTGACCAAGGCCTTGCTGGTGGGCGAGGACATCGCCGCCGACGCGCTGGGCAATTTGGCCAACCCCGACAAGATCGGCGCGCCGGACAACCTGAAGTTCTCTGAGAAGCTGCGCACCCTCTTCATCGGCGAAGACAGTGCCTACCACGTCAACAACTTCGTCTGGGCCTATAACGTCGACACCAAGCAGCTGAGCCGCCTGATGTCCATGCCTGCAGGCGCCGAAGCCACCGGCCTGGGCGTGGTGGACGATCTGAATGGCTGGACTTACATCACCAGCAACTTCCAGCATGCCGGCGATTGGATCACCAATGCCACGGCCACCGGCCTGCATGACAAGGTCAAGGCGACGCTGGACCCCCTGGTGCGCGCCAACTACAACGATCGCTTTGCGTCTGCCGTCGGCTATCTGACAGCCGAAGCTACCAGCGTGAAGCTGAGCAAGGTCTAA
- a CDS encoding BPSS1780 family membrane protein yields MSTPPPMILHLQTVPSRNGMLWIRHGFKVFQRKPMALAGLFSVFLFAAMVILMLPGAGVMLLLMALPQLSLGFMLATHLVLQNKTPTAGVYLMPFRLTKERRNTQLLLGACYALLTIAISFISGWVDGGSMDELQQLMADGASAEKLSEAAANPALLWGAITRVVLAALVSIPFWHAPALVHWGGQGLMQSMFSSTLGVWRNRGAFAYNALLWGALIMGLGLIGSVLASLLGLGQLAPIIAMACGLLLSTVFYASLYFTFIDCYMFGAPGDLLSDKT; encoded by the coding sequence TTGAGCACTCCCCCTCCGATGATCTTGCACCTGCAAACCGTGCCCAGCCGCAATGGCATGTTATGGATACGGCATGGCTTCAAGGTCTTTCAGCGCAAGCCCATGGCCCTGGCCGGGCTGTTCTCGGTGTTTTTGTTCGCCGCCATGGTGATACTGATGTTGCCGGGCGCAGGCGTGATGCTCTTGCTGATGGCGCTGCCGCAACTCAGCCTGGGCTTCATGCTGGCCACCCATCTGGTGCTGCAAAACAAGACGCCCACCGCCGGGGTCTATCTGATGCCCTTCCGGCTGACCAAAGAGCGCCGCAATACGCAGCTGCTGCTGGGTGCCTGCTACGCCTTGCTCACCATCGCCATCAGCTTCATCTCGGGCTGGGTGGACGGCGGCAGCATGGATGAGCTGCAGCAACTGATGGCCGACGGCGCCTCCGCCGAGAAGCTGTCCGAGGCGGCCGCCAACCCAGCCCTGCTGTGGGGCGCCATCACCCGCGTGGTGCTGGCAGCCCTGGTGTCCATCCCCTTCTGGCATGCGCCGGCCTTGGTGCATTGGGGCGGCCAGGGCCTGATGCAGTCCATGTTCTCCAGCACCCTGGGGGTGTGGCGCAACCGTGGTGCTTTTGCCTACAACGCCCTGCTGTGGGGCGCCCTGATCATGGGCTTGGGGCTCATCGGCAGCGTGCTTGCCAGCCTGCTGGGCCTGGGGCAGCTCGCGCCCATCATCGCCATGGCTTGCGGCTTGCTGCTGTCCACGGTGTTCTACGCCAGCCTCTACTTCACCTTCATTGACTGCTATATGTTCGGCGCTCCGGGTGACTTGCTGAGCGACAAGACTTAA
- a CDS encoding homoserine kinase has product MAVFTQVTEAQAQALATRLHLGQLQSLRGIKAGIENTNYFLDTDKGEFVLTVFERLSFEQLPFYLQLMKHLAARGIAVPDPQADSQGHILFELQGKPAAVVNKLSGGHQLAPDLFHCAQVGAGLARMHLAAQDFPLDQPNLRGLDWWNETVPVLLPFLDPERSNLIQQELAYQQSLAASASYAELPCGPIHADLFRDNVMFDGLPGRERLSGFFDFYFAGVDTWLFDLAVCLNDWCIDRDSGRLDETRAQAFVDAYETVRPLSGTEHRLLPALLRAAALRFWVSRLWDVYLPRDASLLTPHDPGHFERVLRERIARPWHALASA; this is encoded by the coding sequence ATGGCCGTATTCACCCAAGTCACCGAAGCCCAGGCGCAAGCCCTGGCCACCCGCCTCCATCTCGGCCAATTGCAGTCGCTGCGCGGCATCAAAGCCGGCATCGAAAACACCAACTATTTTCTGGACACCGACAAGGGCGAGTTCGTGCTGACGGTGTTCGAACGCCTGAGCTTTGAACAGCTGCCCTTCTATCTGCAACTGATGAAGCATCTGGCGGCGCGCGGCATCGCCGTGCCCGACCCGCAGGCCGATTCGCAAGGCCACATCCTGTTTGAGTTGCAAGGCAAGCCCGCCGCGGTGGTGAACAAGCTCAGCGGCGGCCACCAGTTGGCGCCCGATCTGTTCCATTGCGCCCAGGTCGGCGCTGGCCTGGCCCGCATGCATCTGGCGGCGCAAGATTTCCCGCTGGACCAGCCCAATCTGCGCGGCCTGGACTGGTGGAATGAAACGGTTCCCGTGCTGCTGCCTTTTCTGGACCCGGAGCGCAGCAACTTGATTCAGCAAGAGTTGGCCTACCAGCAAAGCCTTGCGGCCTCCGCCAGCTATGCCGAGCTACCCTGCGGCCCCATCCACGCCGATCTATTCCGCGACAACGTCATGTTCGATGGTTTACCCGGCCGTGAGCGCTTGAGCGGCTTCTTCGACTTCTACTTCGCTGGTGTCGACACCTGGCTGTTCGACCTGGCCGTGTGCCTGAACGACTGGTGCATTGACCGCGACAGCGGCCGCCTCGATGAAACCCGCGCGCAAGCCTTTGTGGATGCGTATGAGACCGTGCGACCCTTGAGTGGCACCGAGCACCGCCTGCTGCCCGCGCTCTTGCGTGCTGCGGCGCTGCGCTTCTGGGTCTCGCGCCTGTGGGACGTTTACCTGCCGCGCGACGCCAGCCTGCTCACCCCCCACGACCCCGGCCATTTCGAACGCGTGCTGCGTGAGCGCATTGCGCGCCCCTGGCATGCGCTGGCCAGCGCCTAG